The Malus domestica chromosome 10, GDT2T_hap1 nucleotide sequence ttgctatgttgatataatcttagagaaataaagaagccgatggatggagaagcaaaccttttccactgtttgatagatttgcatatatatttggaaaagatcgggctacgggtaatgtagccgaaacccctgctcaaatggtggaggaacaaagtcatgatcatgttggtgaaagtgatattggaggtgaaaattttgtttcttcaatgaaccaacaaagccaacaaagcaccccatctgaaaatagccaaagaaagaggaaaagagctgtgggaagttcaagtgatggaaccgaggcaattatcagtggactgaaagatttttatgttgaaagtgggaagaggatgcaaatggtaactgaagctttagttcaaggtactgcagatcatacTGACATAGCTA carries:
- the LOC139188800 gene encoding uncharacterized protein; this translates as MVVDMINTSGFAWNDVKKCVEVDSDDAWQTYVQRNKEADGWRSKPFPLFDRFAYIFGKDRATGNVAETPAQMVEEQSHDHVGESDIGGENFVSSMNQQSQQSTPSENSQRKRKRAVGSSSDGTEAIISGLKDFYVESGKRMQMVTEALVQGTADHTDIANELGEMGISPMDQIDALSLILDKPKNVGVFRAIKPELKKVFVQRLLSDNASG